From the Brassica oleracea var. oleracea cultivar TO1000 unplaced genomic scaffold, BOL UnpScaffold01040, whole genome shotgun sequence genome, one window contains:
- the LOC106320734 gene encoding ATP-dependent DNA helicase RecG isoform X1: MAAVTLSLVQPPCGMCFAGRRLRSVIVIQAQRGNWSKMRFCVRFSNLFFSSKVWKITYRSKHSFPDNLLEQVEKCANARLETQSKLISKVAALMEYDNVDDVFDQKSDKQVKEELESACKRFPAISLGYSRPVELYSRSKFSEEANRSILKTPNENSFLPTPMPVGWLDPDGLSGTLSSFSPEPLMNVDSTSLREEISDGSSFMVQTATSEAETAPEEEDSASAQLFLSCTIGSMPGLSKRQSYQLDTCGFHTMRKLLHHFPRTYVDLQNAHLDIEDGQYLIFVGKIVSSKAVRASSSFSFLEVIVSCEVTGRDQTPENLSCNADDKVGKTFYLHLKRFFRGARFTWQPFLNSIQEKHRPGDFVCVSGKVKALRAENHFEMKEYNIDVLRDEDESSLSAQGRPYPIYPAKGGLSPKFLSDVISRALRILPTNMDPLPKEITTIFGLPSLHDAYIGIHEPKNLDEADLARKRLIFDEFFYLQLARLYQMLQGLGTKLEKDVLLEKFKNPVLNSVYIEDWSALSKSFVKALPYSLTPSQLSAASEIIWDLKRPIPMNRLLQGDVGCGKTVVAFLACMEVVASGYQAAFMAPTELLAIQHYEQLRDLLEKMEGVPSKPTIGLLTGSTPTKQSRMIRQDLQSGAISIIIGTHSLIAEKIEYSALRIAIVDEQQRFGVIQRGKFNSKLYGASVVSKTGSPDSDDATKADLNMAPHVLAMSATPIPRSLALALYGDISLTQITDMPLGRIPVETHIFEGNESGFEEVYSMMLKDLESGGRVYLVYPVIEQSEQLPQLRAASADLEVISQKFPNYSCGLLHGRMKSDDKEEALRKFRSGETQILLSTQVIEIGVDVPDASMMVVMNAERFGIAQLHQLRGRVGRGTRKSKCLLVGSTANSLKRLNMLGKSSDGFYLANIDLLLRGPGDLLGKKQSGHLPEFPVARLEMDGNMLQEAHIAALKVLGDSHDLEKFPALRAELSMRQPLCLLGD, from the exons ATGGCGGCAGTGACTCTATCCTTGGTGCAACCTCCTTGTGGCATG tGTTTCGCGGGTAGGAGATTGAGAAGTGTGATTGTAATCCAAGCTCAGAGAGGAAACTGGTCTAAAATGAG GTTTTGTGTTAGGTTTAGtaatctcttcttctcctccaaagTGTGGAAGATAACTTATCGATCCAAGCATAGTTTTCCTGACAATCTTCTCGAACAAGTTGAGAAGTGTGCAAACGCTAGGCTCGAAACTCAGTCCAAGTTAATAAGCAAG GTTGCAGCTTTGATGGAGTATGATAATGTTGATGATGTATTTGATCAGAAATCTGATAAGCAAGTTAAGGAAGAGCTTGAATCTGCGTGCAAGAGGTTCCCTGCGATCTCTCTTGGCTACTCTCGTCCTGTGGAGTTATACAGCAGGTCCAAATTTTCAGAAGAAGCAAATAGAAGTATTCTCAAGACGCCAAACGAAAACAGTTTCCTTCCTACTCCCATGCCTGTGGGATGGCTTGATCCTGACGGTCTTTCTGGGACATTATCTTCCTTCTCTCCAGAGCCTCTGATGAATGTTGATTCCACCAGTCTCAGAGAAGAAATATCTGATGGCTCTTCTTTTATGGTCCAAACTGCAACATCTGAAGCTGAAACAGCccctgaagaagaagattctgCTTCCGCTCAGCTTTTCCTTAGTTGTACTATAGGTTCTATGCCTGGGTTAAGCAAGAGGCAGAGCTATCAGCTAGACACTTGTGGCTTTCACACG ATGAGGAAACTATTGCATCATTTTCCTCGAACCTATGTTGATTTGCAGAACGCCCATCTTGATATTGAGGATGGACAGTACTTGATTTTTGTTGGTAAAATCGTCTCTTCCAA GGCAGTCAGAGCGAGCTCTTCGTTTTCATTTCTTGAGGTTATTGTCAGCTGTGAAGTCACAGGAAGAGACCAAACTCCGGAGAATCTGAGTTGCAATGCTGATGATAAAGTAGGAAAAACATTTTATCtgcatcttaagagattttttcGTGGCGCGCGCTTTACGTGGCAACCATTTCTCAATAGTATACAAGAGAAACATAGACCTGGGGACTTTGTATGCGTTAGCGGGAAG GTGAAGGCGTTGCGTGCGGAGAATCATTTTGAAATGAAGGAATACAATATTGATGTACTCAGAGATGAAGACGAGTCATCTCTTTCAGCTCAGGGGAGACCATATCCTATTTACCCCGCAAAAGGAGGCTTATCCCCAAAGTTCCTTAGCGATGTCATCTCCag GGCTCTGCGGATTCTCCCTACCAATATGGATCCGCTTCCTAAGGAAATCACTACAATTTTTGGCCTACCATCTCTCCATGAT GCCTATATCGGTATTCACGAGCCTAAGAATTTAGATGAGGCTGATTTAGCTCGCAAAAGGCTTATATTCGATGAGTTCTTTTACCTACAG TTGGCACGCTTATACCAAATGCTTCAAGGGCTTGGCACAAAATTAGAGAAAGACGTATTACTGGAGAAGTTTAAAAATCCAGTGCTCAACTCCGTTTACATAGAAGATTGGTCTGCTCTCAGCAAGAGTTTTGTGAAGGCTCTACCGTATTCACTTACTCCTAGTCAGCTTAGTGCTGCCTCAGAAATAATATGGGATCTAAAGCGTCCGATTCCAATGAATCGGCTTTTGCAG GGAGATGTTGGATGTGGAAAAACAGTAGTTGCTTTCTTGGCGTGTATGGAGGTCGTAGCATCTGGTTACCAG GCAGCTTTCATGGCCCCCACAGAGTTACTTGCGATCCAACACTACGAACAGTTGCGTGATCTGCTGGAGAAAATGGAGGGTGTACCATCCAAGCCAACCATTGGGTTGCTCACAGGTTCAACCCCAACAAAACAATCACGAATGATTCGTCAG GATCTTCAAAGTGGAGCTATATCGATTATAATTGGAACTCACAGTCTTATAGCTGAAAAGATAGAGTACTCTGCATTACGTATTGCCATTGTTGACGAGCAACAACGTTTTGGTGTAATCCAGAGAGGAAAATTCAACAGCAAG TTATATGGAGCATCTGTTGTATCAAAAACTGGCTCACCTGACTCTGATGATGCTACCAAAGCTGATCTCAATATGGCTCCTCATGTTCTGGCAATGTCAGCCACCCCAATCCCGAGATCACTTGCCTTAGCTTTATACGGAGATATTTCTCTGACTCAG atTACTGACATGCCACTTGGGAGAATACCAGTTGAGACGCACATTTTCGAGGGAAATGAGTCTGGCTTCGAGGAAGTCTACTCG ATGATGCTGAAAGACCTGGAGTCTGGAGGGAGAGTATACCTTGTGTACCCCGTTATTGAACAATCAGAGCAACTGCCACAGCTCCGTGCCGCCTCTGCTGATCTCGAAGTAATATCCCAAAAGTTCCCAAACTATAGCTGCGGACTCTTGCACGGAAGGATGAAGAGTGACGACAAAGAAGAGGCTCTAAGAAAATTCAGAAGCGGAGAAACACAGATACTCCTCTCCACCCAAGTGATAGAGATAGGCGTTGACGTTCCAGACGCTTCGATGATGGTTGTCATGAACGCTGAAAGGTTTGGTATCGCTCAGTTACACCAACTCCGAGGACGTGTTGGCCGTGGAACCAGAAAATCAAAATGCTTACTAGTCGGATCAACTGCTAATAGCCTAAAACGGTTGAACATGTTGGGGAAATCGTCTGATGGGTTTTACTTGGCGAACATAGACCTTCTTCTACGTGGACCTGGTGACTTGCTTGGGAAGAAACAGTCTGGGCACTTACCAGAGTTCCCAGTCGCTAGGCTGGAGATGGACGGCAATATGTTGCAGGAAGCCCACATAGCCGCTTTG AAAGTTCTAGGAGATTCTCACGACCTGGAGAAGTTTCCAGCGCTGAGAGCTGAGCTTAGCATGAGACAGCCACTTTGTCTTCTAGGGGACTAA
- the LOC106320733 gene encoding mitogen-activated protein kinase 17, protein MLEKEFFTEYGEASQYQIQEVVGKGSYGVVASAECPHTGGKVAIKKMTNVFEHVSDAIRILREIKLLRLLKHPDIVEIKHIMLPPCRKEFKDIYVVFELMESDLHHVLKVNDDLTPQHHQFFLYQLLRGLKFMHSAHVFHRDLKPKNILANADCKIKICDLGLARVSFTDSPSAVFWTDYVATRWYRAPELCGSFYSNYTPAIDMWSVGCIFAEMLTGKPLFPGKNVVHQLELVTDLLGTPSPITLSRIRNEKARKYLSNMRRKDPVPFTHKFPNIDPVALKLLQRLVAFDPKDRPSAEEALADPYFQGLANVDYEPSRQPISKLEFEFERRKLTRDDVRELMYREILEYHPQMLQEYLQGEENINSHFMYPSGVDQFKQEFARLEEHDDNEEERNSPPIQRKYTSLPRERVCSSEDEGGDSVHAQLPSSSVVFTPPQTPNTETGLSSKKTAQVDKAAATPVKRSACLVRSDSICASRCVGVSSAVS, encoded by the exons ATGTTGGAGAAAGAGTTTTTCACGGAGTATGGTGAAGCAAGCCAATACCAGATCCAAGAAGTTGTCGGAAAAGGAAGCTATGGTGTTGTTGCCTCTGCCGAATGTCCACACACTGGTGGCAAAGTTGCTATCAAGAAGATGACCAATGTCTTTGAACACGTCTCTGACGCCATACGGATACTCAGGGAGATCAAGCTTCTTAGGCTTCTGAAACATCCTGATATTGTGGAGATCAAACATATCATGCTGCCTCCTTGCCGGAAGGAGTTCAAGGATATCTATGTTGTTTTTGAGTTGATGGAGTCGGATCTTCACCATGTCTTAAAGGTAAATGACGACCTCACTCCTCAGCATCATCAATTCTTCTTGTACCAACTTCTTCGTGGCTTAAAATTCATGCACTCAG CGCATGTTTTCCATAGAGATCTGAAGCCTAAGAACATCCTGGCTAATGCTGATTGCAAAATCAAGATCTGTGATTTGGGACTTGCTCGTGTCTCCTTCACTGATTCCCCTTCTGCCGTTTTCTGGACT GACTATGTTGCTACAAGATGGTACCGTGCTCCAGAGCTCTGTGGTTCCTTCTATTCCAAC TACACGCCAGCGATTGACATGTGGAGCGTTGGCTGCATATTTGCAGAGATGCTAACTGGGAAGCCCTTGTTTCCTGGCAAAAACGTTGTGCACCAGCTTGAACTCGTCACGGATCTGCTTGGAACTCCGTCACCGATTACTCTATCCagg ATTCGGAATGAGAAGGCTAGAAAGTATTTGAGTAACATGAGGAGAAAGGATCCTGTTCCTTTCACTCATAAGTTCCCCAATATCGATCCTGTGGCGCTGAAGTTGCTTCAGCGTTTAGTTGCTTTTGACCCTAAGGACCGTCCCTCTGCTGAAGAG GCACTGGCTGATCCATATTTTCAAGGATTGGCAAATGTGGACTACGAACCTTCGAGGCAACCTATCTCGAAGCTCGAGTTTGAGTTTGAAAGGAGGAAGTTGACTCGGGATGATGTGAGGGAGCTCATGTACAGAGAG ATTTTGGAGTACCATCCACAGATGTTGCAAGAGTATCTACAAGGAGAAGAGAACATCAACTCTCACTTTATGTACCCGAG CGGAGTTGACCAGTTCAAACAAGAGTTTGCAAGACTGGAAGAACACGACGACAATGAGGAGGAACGTAACTCCCCACCAATCCAGAGGAAGTACACTTCACTTCCAAG AGAGAGGGTGTGCTCATCAGAGGACGAGGGTGGTGATTCGGTTCACGCACAATTGCCTTCGTCTTCAGTGGTGTTTACACCTCCACAGACTCCAAACACAGAGACTGGGTTATCATCAAAGAAGACGGCACAAGTAGACAAAGCAGCAGCAACTCCGGTTAAACGGTCAGCTTGTCTGGTGAGGAGTGATAGTATATGTGCTTCCAGATGTGTCGGCGTCTCGTCTGCAGTCTCttag
- the LOC106320734 gene encoding ATP-dependent DNA helicase RecG isoform X2: MAAVTLSLVQPPCGMCFAGRRLRSVIVIQAQRGNWSKMRFSNLFFSSKVWKITYRSKHSFPDNLLEQVEKCANARLETQSKLISKVAALMEYDNVDDVFDQKSDKQVKEELESACKRFPAISLGYSRPVELYSRSKFSEEANRSILKTPNENSFLPTPMPVGWLDPDGLSGTLSSFSPEPLMNVDSTSLREEISDGSSFMVQTATSEAETAPEEEDSASAQLFLSCTIGSMPGLSKRQSYQLDTCGFHTMRKLLHHFPRTYVDLQNAHLDIEDGQYLIFVGKIVSSKAVRASSSFSFLEVIVSCEVTGRDQTPENLSCNADDKVGKTFYLHLKRFFRGARFTWQPFLNSIQEKHRPGDFVCVSGKVKALRAENHFEMKEYNIDVLRDEDESSLSAQGRPYPIYPAKGGLSPKFLSDVISRALRILPTNMDPLPKEITTIFGLPSLHDAYIGIHEPKNLDEADLARKRLIFDEFFYLQLARLYQMLQGLGTKLEKDVLLEKFKNPVLNSVYIEDWSALSKSFVKALPYSLTPSQLSAASEIIWDLKRPIPMNRLLQGDVGCGKTVVAFLACMEVVASGYQAAFMAPTELLAIQHYEQLRDLLEKMEGVPSKPTIGLLTGSTPTKQSRMIRQDLQSGAISIIIGTHSLIAEKIEYSALRIAIVDEQQRFGVIQRGKFNSKLYGASVVSKTGSPDSDDATKADLNMAPHVLAMSATPIPRSLALALYGDISLTQITDMPLGRIPVETHIFEGNESGFEEVYSMMLKDLESGGRVYLVYPVIEQSEQLPQLRAASADLEVISQKFPNYSCGLLHGRMKSDDKEEALRKFRSGETQILLSTQVIEIGVDVPDASMMVVMNAERFGIAQLHQLRGRVGRGTRKSKCLLVGSTANSLKRLNMLGKSSDGFYLANIDLLLRGPGDLLGKKQSGHLPEFPVARLEMDGNMLQEAHIAALKVLGDSHDLEKFPALRAELSMRQPLCLLGD; this comes from the exons ATGGCGGCAGTGACTCTATCCTTGGTGCAACCTCCTTGTGGCATG tGTTTCGCGGGTAGGAGATTGAGAAGTGTGATTGTAATCCAAGCTCAGAGAGGAAACTGGTCTAAAATGAG GTTTAGtaatctcttcttctcctccaaagTGTGGAAGATAACTTATCGATCCAAGCATAGTTTTCCTGACAATCTTCTCGAACAAGTTGAGAAGTGTGCAAACGCTAGGCTCGAAACTCAGTCCAAGTTAATAAGCAAG GTTGCAGCTTTGATGGAGTATGATAATGTTGATGATGTATTTGATCAGAAATCTGATAAGCAAGTTAAGGAAGAGCTTGAATCTGCGTGCAAGAGGTTCCCTGCGATCTCTCTTGGCTACTCTCGTCCTGTGGAGTTATACAGCAGGTCCAAATTTTCAGAAGAAGCAAATAGAAGTATTCTCAAGACGCCAAACGAAAACAGTTTCCTTCCTACTCCCATGCCTGTGGGATGGCTTGATCCTGACGGTCTTTCTGGGACATTATCTTCCTTCTCTCCAGAGCCTCTGATGAATGTTGATTCCACCAGTCTCAGAGAAGAAATATCTGATGGCTCTTCTTTTATGGTCCAAACTGCAACATCTGAAGCTGAAACAGCccctgaagaagaagattctgCTTCCGCTCAGCTTTTCCTTAGTTGTACTATAGGTTCTATGCCTGGGTTAAGCAAGAGGCAGAGCTATCAGCTAGACACTTGTGGCTTTCACACG ATGAGGAAACTATTGCATCATTTTCCTCGAACCTATGTTGATTTGCAGAACGCCCATCTTGATATTGAGGATGGACAGTACTTGATTTTTGTTGGTAAAATCGTCTCTTCCAA GGCAGTCAGAGCGAGCTCTTCGTTTTCATTTCTTGAGGTTATTGTCAGCTGTGAAGTCACAGGAAGAGACCAAACTCCGGAGAATCTGAGTTGCAATGCTGATGATAAAGTAGGAAAAACATTTTATCtgcatcttaagagattttttcGTGGCGCGCGCTTTACGTGGCAACCATTTCTCAATAGTATACAAGAGAAACATAGACCTGGGGACTTTGTATGCGTTAGCGGGAAG GTGAAGGCGTTGCGTGCGGAGAATCATTTTGAAATGAAGGAATACAATATTGATGTACTCAGAGATGAAGACGAGTCATCTCTTTCAGCTCAGGGGAGACCATATCCTATTTACCCCGCAAAAGGAGGCTTATCCCCAAAGTTCCTTAGCGATGTCATCTCCag GGCTCTGCGGATTCTCCCTACCAATATGGATCCGCTTCCTAAGGAAATCACTACAATTTTTGGCCTACCATCTCTCCATGAT GCCTATATCGGTATTCACGAGCCTAAGAATTTAGATGAGGCTGATTTAGCTCGCAAAAGGCTTATATTCGATGAGTTCTTTTACCTACAG TTGGCACGCTTATACCAAATGCTTCAAGGGCTTGGCACAAAATTAGAGAAAGACGTATTACTGGAGAAGTTTAAAAATCCAGTGCTCAACTCCGTTTACATAGAAGATTGGTCTGCTCTCAGCAAGAGTTTTGTGAAGGCTCTACCGTATTCACTTACTCCTAGTCAGCTTAGTGCTGCCTCAGAAATAATATGGGATCTAAAGCGTCCGATTCCAATGAATCGGCTTTTGCAG GGAGATGTTGGATGTGGAAAAACAGTAGTTGCTTTCTTGGCGTGTATGGAGGTCGTAGCATCTGGTTACCAG GCAGCTTTCATGGCCCCCACAGAGTTACTTGCGATCCAACACTACGAACAGTTGCGTGATCTGCTGGAGAAAATGGAGGGTGTACCATCCAAGCCAACCATTGGGTTGCTCACAGGTTCAACCCCAACAAAACAATCACGAATGATTCGTCAG GATCTTCAAAGTGGAGCTATATCGATTATAATTGGAACTCACAGTCTTATAGCTGAAAAGATAGAGTACTCTGCATTACGTATTGCCATTGTTGACGAGCAACAACGTTTTGGTGTAATCCAGAGAGGAAAATTCAACAGCAAG TTATATGGAGCATCTGTTGTATCAAAAACTGGCTCACCTGACTCTGATGATGCTACCAAAGCTGATCTCAATATGGCTCCTCATGTTCTGGCAATGTCAGCCACCCCAATCCCGAGATCACTTGCCTTAGCTTTATACGGAGATATTTCTCTGACTCAG atTACTGACATGCCACTTGGGAGAATACCAGTTGAGACGCACATTTTCGAGGGAAATGAGTCTGGCTTCGAGGAAGTCTACTCG ATGATGCTGAAAGACCTGGAGTCTGGAGGGAGAGTATACCTTGTGTACCCCGTTATTGAACAATCAGAGCAACTGCCACAGCTCCGTGCCGCCTCTGCTGATCTCGAAGTAATATCCCAAAAGTTCCCAAACTATAGCTGCGGACTCTTGCACGGAAGGATGAAGAGTGACGACAAAGAAGAGGCTCTAAGAAAATTCAGAAGCGGAGAAACACAGATACTCCTCTCCACCCAAGTGATAGAGATAGGCGTTGACGTTCCAGACGCTTCGATGATGGTTGTCATGAACGCTGAAAGGTTTGGTATCGCTCAGTTACACCAACTCCGAGGACGTGTTGGCCGTGGAACCAGAAAATCAAAATGCTTACTAGTCGGATCAACTGCTAATAGCCTAAAACGGTTGAACATGTTGGGGAAATCGTCTGATGGGTTTTACTTGGCGAACATAGACCTTCTTCTACGTGGACCTGGTGACTTGCTTGGGAAGAAACAGTCTGGGCACTTACCAGAGTTCCCAGTCGCTAGGCTGGAGATGGACGGCAATATGTTGCAGGAAGCCCACATAGCCGCTTTG AAAGTTCTAGGAGATTCTCACGACCTGGAGAAGTTTCCAGCGCTGAGAGCTGAGCTTAGCATGAGACAGCCACTTTGTCTTCTAGGGGACTAA